Proteins encoded within one genomic window of Prochlorococcus marinus str. MIT 9515:
- the trpB gene encoding tryptophan synthase subunit beta — MVSTISRHDQNKNNDYLNQPSKEGRFGKYGGQYVPETLMPALFELEKAASDAWKDKQFVDELNHLLKTYVGRETPLYEAKRLTEHYQTKTCTSRIWLKREDLNHTGAHKINNALGQALLAIRMGKERIIAETGAGQHGVATATVCARFGLKCIIYMGAEDIKRQSLNVFRMKLLGAEVKVVTSGTATLKDATSEAIRDWVSNVETTHYILGSVAGPHPFPMIVRDFHAVIGEEAKKQCVESFGSLPDILLACVGGGSNAMGLFHPFVKEKSVRLIGVEAAGSGVNTDKHAATITKGSVGILHGSMSLLLQDKNGQVQEAHSISAGLDYPGVGPEHSYLKDIGRAEYGSVTDTEALNALKLVSELEGIIPALETAHAFAWLEKLCPTLEKNTEIVINCSGRGDKDVNTVASSLDI; from the coding sequence TTGGTAAGTACAATTTCCCGTCATGATCAAAATAAGAATAACGATTATTTGAATCAACCTTCGAAGGAAGGCAGGTTTGGAAAGTATGGAGGTCAATATGTCCCTGAAACTTTAATGCCAGCTCTTTTTGAACTCGAAAAAGCCGCATCTGATGCCTGGAAAGATAAACAATTTGTTGATGAATTAAATCATTTATTGAAAACTTATGTCGGGAGAGAGACACCACTATATGAAGCCAAAAGACTTACTGAACATTACCAAACGAAAACCTGTACTAGTAGAATATGGCTAAAAAGAGAGGACCTTAATCATACTGGTGCTCACAAAATCAATAACGCATTAGGACAAGCTTTATTAGCCATAAGAATGGGCAAGGAAAGAATAATTGCGGAAACAGGTGCTGGGCAACACGGAGTAGCAACTGCTACTGTATGCGCGAGATTCGGTTTGAAATGCATTATCTACATGGGAGCGGAAGATATAAAAAGACAATCATTAAACGTCTTTCGCATGAAACTTTTAGGAGCAGAAGTTAAAGTTGTCACTTCAGGTACTGCAACTCTCAAAGATGCGACTAGTGAAGCTATTAGAGATTGGGTATCCAATGTAGAAACTACACACTATATTTTAGGTTCTGTTGCGGGACCACATCCATTCCCAATGATTGTTAGGGATTTTCATGCAGTCATAGGAGAAGAAGCGAAAAAACAATGTGTAGAATCGTTTGGATCACTACCTGATATATTGCTTGCTTGTGTGGGTGGAGGATCAAATGCAATGGGTCTTTTTCATCCCTTTGTAAAAGAAAAATCAGTCCGACTAATTGGAGTTGAAGCTGCAGGAAGCGGAGTCAACACTGACAAACATGCCGCTACTATTACTAAAGGATCAGTTGGAATTTTACATGGATCAATGAGCCTTCTTTTACAAGATAAGAACGGTCAAGTTCAAGAAGCACATTCTATAAGCGCAGGTCTTGATTATCCCGGGGTAGGTCCTGAACATAGTTACTTAAAAGATATAGGAAGAGCAGAATATGGCTCTGTTACTGATACAGAAGCTTTAAATGCTTTGAAACTTGTTAGTGAACTAGAAGGGATTATTCCTGCACTCGAAACAGCTCATGCCTTTGCTTGGCTGGAGAAATTATGTCCTACTCTAGAAAAAAATACAGAAATAGTAATTAATTGTTCAGGCAGAGGAGATAAAGATGTTAATACTGTTGCATCATCTTTGGATATTTAG
- the purE gene encoding 5-(carboxyamino)imidazole ribonucleotide mutase has protein sequence MSDLNSSNISKVAVVMGSDSDLKTLKPSVDILHEFGIETEVCILSAHRTPIEMMEYAKKAESKNIKVIVAGAGGAAHLPGMLASLTCIPVIGVPVESKTLKGIDSLLSIVQMPAGIPVATVAINGAKNAGLLAIQILCLFDEGLRIKMKKFRDNLHAQVRTKNSKLFTLGTDNYLKTY, from the coding sequence TTGTCAGACTTGAATTCCAGCAATATTTCTAAAGTTGCGGTAGTAATGGGAAGTGATTCAGATCTAAAAACTTTGAAACCTTCAGTTGATATATTGCATGAATTTGGAATAGAAACAGAAGTTTGTATACTTTCAGCACATCGAACCCCAATTGAAATGATGGAATATGCAAAAAAGGCAGAATCAAAAAATATAAAGGTTATTGTAGCTGGAGCTGGTGGGGCTGCTCACTTGCCTGGGATGTTAGCTTCACTAACATGTATTCCCGTTATAGGGGTGCCCGTAGAAAGTAAAACTCTGAAAGGAATCGACTCCCTATTATCAATTGTTCAAATGCCTGCAGGAATTCCAGTAGCAACAGTAGCCATAAACGGAGCAAAAAATGCTGGGCTTTTAGCAATTCAAATCCTTTGTTTATTTGACGAAGGTTTAAGGATAAAAATGAAAAAATTTAGAGATAATCTGCATGCACAAGTAAGAACTAAAAACAGTAAATTATTTACTTTAGGGACTGATAATTATCTAAAAACTTACTAA
- the cysC gene encoding adenylyl-sulfate kinase, whose protein sequence is MKELNQRNSGKNIKWHNLTIDRNKLEKMRGHRGIVIWFTGLSGSGKSTLANAVNEILHFDRLSTYVLDGDNIRHGLCKDLGFSDKDREENIRRIGEVANLFMDAGIITITAFVSPFISDRNKVREIIGSKDFIEVYCSANIDICESRDTKGLYKKARSGEIKEFTGISSPYEPPINPEISVDTGSLDLNDSVETVINYLREKNLLANV, encoded by the coding sequence ATGAAGGAACTAAATCAGAGAAATTCAGGAAAAAATATAAAATGGCATAACTTAACCATTGATAGAAATAAGTTAGAAAAAATGAGAGGTCATAGAGGAATAGTTATTTGGTTCACAGGGTTATCAGGGTCTGGGAAAAGTACCTTAGCCAATGCAGTAAACGAGATTTTACACTTTGATCGTTTGTCAACTTATGTACTAGATGGAGATAATATCAGACATGGTTTATGTAAGGATCTCGGATTTTCTGACAAAGATAGAGAAGAAAATATAAGAAGAATCGGTGAAGTTGCTAATTTATTTATGGATGCCGGAATCATAACCATTACAGCATTCGTCTCACCTTTCATTAGTGATAGAAATAAGGTTAGAGAAATTATTGGTTCAAAGGATTTTATTGAAGTATATTGTTCTGCAAACATTGATATTTGTGAGAGTAGAGATACTAAAGGTTTGTATAAAAAGGCACGCTCAGGAGAAATTAAAGAATTTACAGGTATATCTAGTCCATACGAGCCCCCTATTAATCCAGAAATAAGTGTTGATACAGGTTCTTTAGATTTAAATGATTCTGTTGAAACAGTTATAAATTATCTTAGAGAAAAGAATTTACTTGCAAATGTTTAA
- a CDS encoding translation initiation factor SUI1: MGKKNWIEFVNEENSYQEKPKEDSFRNISKINISKQKKGKKGKTVTLIKGLGIRNEKEVKEFLKKIKVFCGTGGTVIGEDIQLQGDMVSKSIEFLRNEGFQNL; the protein is encoded by the coding sequence ATGGGAAAAAAAAATTGGATTGAGTTTGTTAATGAGGAAAATAGTTACCAAGAAAAGCCTAAAGAAGATAGTTTTAGAAATATATCAAAAATAAATATCTCAAAACAAAAAAAAGGTAAAAAAGGTAAAACCGTAACTTTGATCAAAGGTTTAGGAATTAGAAATGAAAAAGAAGTTAAAGAATTTCTAAAAAAAATCAAAGTGTTTTGTGGTACTGGAGGAACTGTAATAGGAGAAGATATTCAATTACAGGGAGATATGGTATCCAAATCAATTGAGTTTCTTCGCAATGAAGGATTTCAAAATTTATAA